Within the Aspergillus luchuensis IFO 4308 DNA, chromosome 5, nearly complete sequence genome, the region CATATGATCCTTTTCGGGCCTCCACGTCCGCTCCTCCTTCGATGAGACGCCTCATGATTTTCTGCCGCGCCTCAGCTTCCCATGAATTTTTGGGCTTTGTCTTAACGAGTGTAAATAGCGGCGTGAACCCACGAGCATCTATCGGATTGACGTTGGGATTGTACTTTTCGAGCAGCAGGTTGACTGCCGCCACTTGATAGGTCTGGGCTGCGAGAGCAAGCGGCGTATGCCCGTCAGCATTGACTGCTTCAAGATTGGCTTGATGCTTCAACAAAAGCTCTAATGCCTCCAAGTTCTCGTCGTAGGCGGCCCAATGCAGCGGGACGAACCTGCTACCATCCGCATCCGTCTCGTTCACGTCCTCGCCGTTCTCCAACAACATGCGAACTATCTTCGCGTTACCACCCTCTGCAGCACAGGAAAGTGGCGTGCGTCCACCAATAGTCTTTTTAACTTTCTCCTGGTCCCTTTCGGAGGCAACAATGCTGTTGAGGGCGTTCTTGTACTCTGATGCAATCATTAGAGTCTCCGCATAGCTAGTGCTGCCATCCATGGCTCTGATCCTCCGCCGTTTGGCTAGAAGATCAGACACAGTGTCCTCTTCCCTTAACAGACAGACCATTGCCAGGGCGAGCCGACTTTCACAATCTTCGGCGTCGGTCGTCAACCTGCCATTCTCTTGCCGCCGAATGGTAAGCTGTTTCATTTTGGCCGACAGGGTCGAAACTGGATTTGGCGACGACATAATGAGGCGATTAATGGATGGAAATAAATGCGTAATAAACGAATTTTCTGATGCCTTGCTTTTGAAAGTTCAGTCTGATCATGATGGTATTCTTGAGTTGTGCTCTGATCGATCTATATAGCTTTGCTCGAGGCGCAAGGGAGTGCAACGGTTAGGCAACGGCCCCCTGGTGCCTGCCCCTGTGATACGTCAACTGCATCATGCCCCATCCCCATGCATAGATTGTGGGAAGGCGTGGTTACCTGGCGGCTGATAGCATTTGCTGCCTGGAATTCCTCATGTGGGTATTTTTATAGTGGCGATTCGAGATGTTGTCAGAATCGGGGCACAGTCAATATTAATGAACACCTTTCCAAATATCTCTTATCTCACAATTACATGTACGCCTTGCGCACCTTTCGAAGTTTGAAGACCCGCCTATCGACTACAGGCTCAATTCAATTCAGCTCCCCCGCTTATATCCAGCATTTGCTCCTTGCTCGCAAATTAAGCCCTACTCATATTTACCTCAATTGGTAAGTTGTGGTTACCATCTCATCCAATTGACAACTTTACCAAGTGCTAATATTTTAAGTGCATAAGATAGAAACGGATATCAGAGCATAGATTTACTGTTCATGCTCctttaaaagaataatttgCTACCGAATTCGGCTTTTTCCAATACTTCTTTATGTACACAAACGTAAGATAGTCTTACCGActagcttatttatatagtttctCCCGCAGACAAAAGCCGAGAACCATTGAATAACGAGTTATGCTACGTCGAATCCTTCCTAGATCAAGCTACACTGGAAAGCACTAATACATAAGCAATAATTCAATAATTCAACTATAAACCGTCCCAATGCTCCACAGTGATCCTCCCTACACAATAGCTATCCCGATAATCGAATGTATTCAGCAAGACCACAAACAACTGCGTATGACCTGCACAGCAGATCCACACCCCTTCCCCAAAGCATCTTCCTAGACCGCAATAGCAGCATCAACAAGAGGGGCCGCCTCCTCACGCTTGGAGCCCTTGGGTGCCTGATCGGCAAAGTCCTTCACACCGGTGTTGATGGCGTCAGAGATACCGCCAGCAATGGAGCCAGCCAGGCTCTGCAGGTTCTCCGGGACCTTAGAGACGATGGTGTCGGACAGCTTCTTGGCAGCAGCCTTCTGCTGAGTCAGGTCGTTGTAGGTCTGCGTGCCCTTGCCGGCCTTGACGATGAGGCTCTTCTTGCCGTCCAGCTTGTTGATGACGGCCGTGATCTTGTCCTTGAGGTCGTTGACGGGGCCGGGGAGTCCCAGGGCGTCACCGCTGCTAAGGGCGGCCGTGCTGCTGACCTTAGTGTTGCCGTTGTTGATGGCCGTCACCAGAGTGTCGGAGGCTTGCTGGACCTTGGCGACGTCGCCACCGTTGTAAGCTTGGATAGCGGAGCCCAGGGCGTCGACCTTGGTGCCAATGCTGGAAAGGACGccggtgatggtggggaggTCGCGCTCCTGAACCGCGGTGGGCGCAGCGAGGGAGCCGGCGGCGAGgccgagggtgaggatggagacgatggagagcttcatgatgatggttgagATATGGGAATTTGAATTGAGTTAAGAATTGGTATTAGAGTTATGTTTGCTGATTgctgatgataatgatagaGATGATTGAAGGACAATTGAGCGACCTTTATATAGCTCTCTGGCTGCGTCCATGTGGAGAGAATGAATTCCCAAACCGGGAAAAGAACGacgtcgatgatgatacatTGCTGGCAAGAACCTGAATAGTAGGTCGACCCCCAAACAAATGACGATGTGCAAACCCCTGAATTGTCAGTGATTTACAGGGACTGGATCACGAACGGTTAGGAAATGGCTGAATTTCCGGGGAAGTTGAAGCAGAGACCCAAAAAGCGGGTGTGTTTTGGAGCGTTTCCCGTTAGCTTAGTGGAACTCTAAAATGTTTATACAGAACCCCGTCCCACGGGGGTTGTTCACGAGGATCATACACTTACGTcgatctttatttataatttaaccTTTTGCTTCAACCTACTGCCCGTGGTCCTGAATTTTTGGTTCGCACATCATCGCGCGGGAGTTTATTTTGCGGAGCTCGGGATCAACCGCCAAGTTATGAGCGAACAACCCAGATCGAATGGTTTCATGATGTGGGGTTTGCGATTCTACACTCAATTTGATCCGTAGGGGTTTGGGTTTGTTGGGAGCTTTGACCAACACCAAATATGGGATTGTTACATCCTGCTCCTAGCGGCTTCGTCGCAGGGAAGGGCGATTGCGGGATCACCTTTGACCCAATCACTACCAGGCGGCCTTTCTGGAGGACATGAATATTGTTACCGCCGATCAGGACTCCGGATTGTATCAGGGTGTGTTCATCAGTCGTGCTGCACTGGCGCTTCACGCCTATACAATGCTAAGCCACGGGGCGGTATCATTGGGAAAGGGAGCTGGAAGGTGGATGATATGGGCGGGATGGCGAGTTAGGGTACAAAGGAAGGGTAGCAGTGTTATTAGGTCCAGTCACGCTGATGGTTATATTTACAGCTGCTGGGCTTGTTCGACATAATGTTTTGTGTCCTTAGTGCAGATCTGTGTTTTACTCGCCTTCTGCTCGACAATGGGAGATTCTAGATTTTGTATATTGTTTATGATTGCATTTACGAatggatttattttttttttcctccctcGATCGCAGCTAGCTACATCATCATAAATAACATGATTCGCTACCAGAGTTGGTGTATAGTGCAGAAAGCCAGTTCGTCTCCCGAAAATGTCCACACGCATGCTACCTGGACGAGACCCATACCAAGCTCAATCAAAGTCGCGCATATCACTAAGGCACACCTATACACAGATTCATTAAAGTGTTATGATATGATCCTGATTGTTGTCAGACTTTGGGGGGTCATGATTGATTGGCGCCCTTCGAAGGCCGCTGCGTACTTATCTGGGGTGACGAGTACGCTCCCAGGGTCGTCCTGGTGTTGGCTCCTGTGGGCCGTTATCTGGATCCCAAATTAGGGGACAGCGAATTAGGGGACAGCGATTTATCGGCGGCCTTGCCAAGGGGCGTGCAAGTCTGGGATCACGAGTGTACTCCGGGTCGTACGAAGGTTGTTGTGCTTTTGGTTCCTCCGGACAGGTATCTAGTTCGAAACGTACGCGTTTCTTGGGCCTACCCTCCTTGCCAACCCGGTTTTTGTTGCCCTTTTCCACCTCTTTATCTTGCTTGTGTTTTAAATTGGCAAGGTCCAATTTCAactttttattctcttttcgGAGTGCCTCAATTTTCTCAATCGCATCACGGGATACGTCGTTGCGCTCGTTTTGCAATTTCGCACACTCCAACAAAGCCGATACCCGATCCTCTTGGGCGCGAAGACAATCTTCCTGCAATTTCTTGACCAGTTGCTTCAACATTTCGATTTCATCGGAAGAATGCGCAATTGAACCGCTGGCTGCGAGCGAAGCTCGAAGCTCCGCGAGATCGCTTCGAAGCACATTAAGGTGATCTGTAGTGAAATCGGATACATTCTGTGGAAGTCGTTGAGGGTTATCTGTAGAGGATTGAGCCCCTGCCAATTATAGCACAGAGAATGTTAGTTCACAGGTCGGATCACCAGGAGATTCAGCTGAGACGGTTGGGATCATGGTGACTGAGTTGCTCCTACCTGCACGCTCTGGTTCAAACGCCATGTCAAGTTCGGGAGAGGCGCACATAGCCAGACGCAGATTCTCagatataatctttaaacgTGCATCACGAGCctcaatatcctcatccatgATGTAATATGGATAAAATGCTATCAGAGGAGGTATTTGTGGTTAGAAATGAAGACAACtttgagagagaggaaggttGTGAGGAAGAAGTGAGGAGCTGCACAGGAGAAGCTGCTAATCAAGGCCTTTTCTTGACAGTAGATGTGAATATCGCCATGGTGATAGATCGATTAGTCGTTCATTTGTACGTGTGAAGGGTTCCTAGCACCGGCGGGTCAGCTATAAGTATCAGTCATGTAgtttgctttcttcctcttcatcgtcaccatTTCTGCACAACAGATCCTGACTGTTGGACCTGTTGGTATCCCAAGTGAGTGACAAAAGCAAGCCCTGTTATCATAGAAGCACCTTACTTATCATATAGTCAGCTCATCACAAGTTTGGAACGTGAATTCATCAATTCTACTTTTGAAAAGATCATCTGCGGACCAACAGTTTGAACTCCTGCAACCTGCATCGTCTCTGTTGAAATCGCGCATTTACCTACATAATCGCCTTCAGACCAAGACCAACCCAATGCCCAACAACATGAACGGACGCCCTGTTCAAGAGGCTCATATAGATGGAAATGAATCATCTGATACAATTGAAACATCCAGCAGTGTCACTGTTGGgctgatggagagggagatcaGGGACCAAATCATGGCCCTTCGGGATAACAGGACGAATGAATTTGAGCAACAGCTCTATATCGAACCCTACACTGCTATAGAAGCGCAAGAGGAAGGAACCGAAGGAGAAACCGATTCGCATACGGCTCCTGTAGAAGAAGTTCAGCGCCGTCACGGTTCGGTTATCGACGTGACATCTATCCCCGCCCCTCTCGAAAAGGCTCTCGCCAAGATCAGATTGGCAGGAGTGCCAAAGGGCAAAGTTCTCCGCTGGCCGGTGACTTTGGCCCAATGGCGAAGCGACGAATTTGTCGCGGACGCTGTCGAGGATCTAGAGTTCTTTCTAGATTTGTTCAGACTGCGCTTGGAAACCCTTCGCAATGGAGCAGTTAAGAGAGATCCTAAGCTTCGCGCTGCATTGTGGCGCGCTGAGATGAACGCTTTGGATTCTCCTCTCCTAAAGAGGCCGCGGCGTGAATGAGTACTCCTTCTAATGCCGGTACCTTCGATTTGCTCTCTTATTGAAGGTTATTACCCCTTTTTGACTGTCGCTCGAGTATCTGTGTCTCGGTTTGGCTCAACTACGCCTGCTTTCTGCTTttgtctgtctgtgtctgttAGGGTTTCCTTCCTGAGACAAGAGACATGATCGCCAATTCTTTCGGTGTGCAATATCACTAGGGGAACATGATTGGGCACATGACAATAATACAATACTACATCGCTGTCGTCTGAGAGACTCTGGGGCCATATTTTTTAATGATACGGCTCTTGAAGTAGTATCGTTCTCTTACTTGGTATGATTCTGGTCCTGGGTTGGATGGGTATCTCTCTCCAAAGGGAAGGAATTGGAGTATCCATCATCACGAGCAGTCATAGTTTCTTGGAAGGATTATTTCGATATTATTTTCCACTTCAACTCTCCCAAGTACCTGatattaagtagtagtaggcgAGAGCCGGCAATGCTTCGAGAAATATCCGTCAAAGGAGTAACTACATATGCAGCCTTTATGGATATTGGTTTTGTAGCACGTATCCGATTTCAATACCTCAGGTTAACAATTAAATCCCAATTATATCCTCACTTTTCGAAACATATCCCTAATCCTAACACCCGGTGTCCTTACACATAAGAATAACAAAAGCAGGAACAACGTCTATGTGGGCATGTATGTCCTTCAATAACCCGGAAGAAACCCTGAACCCTCTCACAAAGCCTCAATCGCCTTCCTCAACACCTCCAAACTCCGATCACTCACTTCCTGAGcaccctcctcactctcaGCCATTGTGTCCCTCAACGCCCAGGCAACATCACTCCACCATCCCATGCCCACCAATCCacctcccttcctcctctccaaaCTCTCCTTCAACCGACTCGTATGCTCCCACTGCTTAGCAGCAACCTCTGCCCGCTCAATAACCTTGTCCGGAATGCCGCACATCGCCGCACAATGCATACCGAAACTGCCCTCGGCAACGCCATCCTCAAGCTTATACAAGAACGTAACGCGGCGttcctcatcgtcaacgTGGATGCGCATACGCTTTGGTGCGATTTCAGGATGTCCCTCGAATTCGGCAGCAAGGGAGTGGTAGTGGGTCGCGAAGAAGCCGAGAGCGCCGATGTGCGTGGCCACGTGGTGCAGCACGGCTTGGGCGACTGCCACACCGTCGTAGGAGCTGGTACCGCGACCCAGttcgtcgaggatgacgagcgAACGGGGTGTGGCTTCGGAAAGGATCTTCTTGGTTTCAGAAAGCTCGACGAAGAACGTCGATTGAGCTGCGAAGATGTTGTCGTTTGCGCCTAGACGGGACATGATTCGGTCCACTGGGGTGAGGCGCGCAGATTGGCAGGGTAGGTAGCAACCGATTTGGGCCATGATTACGGCAACGCAGGTCTACAGATTCCAGAGTTAGTCTAGGTCTTCTCAACAAGCTATTGAGGGAAAGGGTTGGCTCACCATTCGGAGGACAGTGGATTTTCCGGCTGCGTTGGCTCCGGTGAGGAGGTCAATGTTCGCATGTGTGCCTCCGAGCTGGACGTCGTTAGGGATGAAATCGCCCACTGAGGAGATCAGGCATGGGTGGCGCAACTCCTCGAACTCGAGAACGCTTCGCTCGTCGTCCACGAAAACGGGTCGGCAGCTGGGCTGGCCgagagaggatgaggccTTGGCTAAACTGATGAGACAGTCAAGCTGGGCTACAATGCGGACGGCAGCAAGCCAGGTGGTGTAGTTTTCGTCAAATCGTGCATAGAATCGGCCAGCGACTTCCTTGACGATTTGACTGTGTGTTTCTTGAGCCTCCTGCAACTGACGGATGAGCTTGCGCAGCTCCGGGAAGTAGTAGCGCTTGACTTGTTTCGTAGCAGACATTTGGTCCCAGTTCTTTGGGATGTTCTTGACTTTGATCGGCACCTCTAATTGGTAGATCTCTTTGCCATTGTCCTTGTAGATAATAGCGGAAGATCCTAGCTCTTTCCGTACACGCTTTAGCAGGCTCTCGAGGTCGCGGTGGATTTGCTCAATGTTCTCCTGAGAGCTGTCAAAgtcttcctcaacaccgGGCTTCGGTACCAAGATGCCATTCTCCCTCGCCTTGGAACGATCGAAAGCAGTCTTCCAGTACTCAAGCAGGTCGTTCAGGTCAGGCATTCCGCTGATCAACTGCCCAATGACACCTTCTCCCGCTG harbors:
- a CDS encoding cell wall mannoprotein 1 family protein (COG:S;~EggNog:ENOG410PRQK;~InterPro:IPR021054;~PFAM:PF12296;~SECRETED:SignalP(1-19)); this translates as MKLSIVSILTLGLAAGSLAAPTAVQERDLPTITGVLSSIGTKVDALGSAIQAYNGGDVAKVQQASDTLVTAINNGNTKVSSTAALSSGDALGLPGPVNDLKDKITAVINKLDGKKSLIVKAGKGTQTYNDLTQQKAAAKKLSDTIVSKVPENLQSLAGSIAGGISDAINTGVKDFADQAPKGSKREEAAPLVDAAIAV